In the genome of Cynocephalus volans isolate mCynVol1 chromosome 10, mCynVol1.pri, whole genome shotgun sequence, the window AATGCAGTCAATGTTGTTCCTTAGGTCTCTGAGGTTAAGTGGTTTAACTCTGATCTAGGAGTACAAGCAAGGAACCCTCTGATGTCTTACCTTTTACCTCCCTTTTTCATGTAGGTTCTGCCATCACAGGACCAGTTGCAAAGGAGTGTGCAGACTTGTGGCCCAGGATTGCATCTAATGCTGGCAGCATTGCATGATTGTCCAGTGTATTTGTGgggaagaaatatatatatatatccattaaAAAGTACTTGTTCCTAATGCTTGCCTTTCTGTTTATTTCTACACTCTTAATCATCGCCGTCTCCATCAAATGAAACTGCACAGTGCAAACCCTGTGGGCATGTGTAAAAAAAAGACACAGTCCTTGTCCTTTTGTGAGCTTACAGAACTTTTGGTGCTTTCCAATTGTATTTCCAATTTCTGCTGTTAAAGAAATACAGTTATTTGAATTTCAAGTTCctaaaataaattgcaaataGTAATTATTGTTTACAGGTTACAGCTTTTAACTGAATGTCCTACAGTGAGAAAGGTATTTCAGATAAGGTAGAGTAGTGTATAGTTACATCCTGACCATGGATTTGAGCAAATTGTTGTGTGAATGAGTTAATGTTAGTAAGACCTTTAACACAAGGTAATTGCTATGTAAATTTGCTTTAAGATGGAAGATTGAAGTTAATAGTGCCTGCAGGATTTTGagttgtttgggggtttttttttggtttgtttgtttggtggctggcccttatgggcatccaaacccttgactttggtgttaaaaCTCAgttctctaaccaagtgaggtaactggccagccccctgcaGGTTTTTTGCTGCTATCAAAATGTTTTGGCTATAGGATGGCTATACAACTTACCTTCCAAATTCTAGTTTGAGAATGGGAAGAGAAGATAGAATTATGCCAGCACAACAGGCATAAACCCTGGCAAGTCAAGATGGGTGGTCGCCTTGTTAATAGGGAATTATGCTTGAAGGTGTTGAGGTTGTCTTGATATTGAGCTTTTCTTTCCAAACCATGTGATGGTTGATTTATTTAGGTGACATACTCAGGGTCTGGAAAAAATGAGTACTGGTTTAGATTAGTAGTTTGACTAAATAGGCTTTTTAGACtaagttttatgtttgtttatctGTACCTGTCAGCCTTAAGTATTGTCATCTGGAAGTTGGGTACACTGCAAGGCCAAAGATTAAGATGTATATGAAGACCCTGGTACATATTCACTTTGTGAGGTGACTACCATTTTGTCCTCCAAGACTGGATATGGAATGCACCAGAACTGAGCACAGTGGTTCTCATCCTGTGGAGTTTTTAAAAGAGTTTCCAGGCCATACCCCAGACTGATTAAGTTGAAGTATGGAGGTTAGGGCCCAGGCATCAGTACTTAAAAGCTCCCAGGAGATGCCAAGGTGCAGCCAAAATTGAGAACCAGTGTTTCGTCTAGACTGGGCCAGTGTTGGTTTTAGGAGTATTAAATCAATCTCTGGTTGTAGAGATTTAGATTCTACCTCATCCCCCAGCCGGTGAATTTCAAATCTGCTTTAGTGTGACATGAGGCCCCCATGTCTGCCATTTTAAATGAATCCTATTTTTAGCTGGTGTGTGATAGTGTATAATCCCTAATGGCTGCTACTTCAaatctcattctttttgtttgtttgatttttggtggctggccagtacacaaatttcattctttaaagATTTATGTTCTTGACTTGGACTgaaatctccatttttttttttttttttaaagatgaccggtaaggggatcttaacccttgacttggtgttgtcagcaccatgctcagccagtgagcgaaccggccatccgtatatgggatccgaacccggggccttggtgttatcagcaccgcactctcccgagtgagccacgggccggccctgaaatcTCCATATTTACActcactaaaatattttcttattcttaagtcCATGTTCTTTCTAGGTAATAGGTTTAATAGAATGGACTCAAGGCTATAGACTTAATTCCTGTAATTTCAGATTTGATTTATAGGAGCTTGTTAGTCATAGTGTAGAAAACTAAATATGATGAGTAGTGAATCACCAGGATTAATGATTTTTCTATATGGATATAATGCaagcttttttttctgttttgaaaagtAATACCTGTGCCTTCATATAATAAAAGTACTGAATATAAAAGGAAATCCCTCCCTGAGCCTGTTGCCTCATCTGTCAACTGAATTTAATAGAACCTCATAGGGTTGGTGCGAGGAGCCAAGGAATTTGTGTAAGGGTGTTTTATTATAAAGCATCTATATGGGGGTTATTCAGGGGGAAAATTGAGAAAAAGTATAAAGGAAATAATCACCTAGTCATAACCAGAGAAAATTGACATTTTGCTGTATCCTaccacatatacataaaattgggGGGAGAAAAATGATGGTAATATATATGTGTTTACccactttttgttgttttaacaaGAGGTTGAATACTAGCTGATGAAAAGGGTTGGGgtgaggagaggagaaggagacCTGAATTCTGGTTCTGGCTGTGCACCCAACTGGATTCAGGGAACCTTTCTAAGCTTCAACTTCTagctctgtaaaatgagagttgGAAGTAGATGCTATATGACCTCTGATGAATTCTGTATAcaagcttttctttctctttcttggtgtctggctggtttgggggatctgaacccctgaccttgattGCAAGGCCCACGTTGCTCTTAAAAGGAACACTTGGGGAGCTGCGTCTGATTGCACTCAAACTTCCCACATTCAGTaatcctctttcctcctctttcgaTCTCCCAACTCCTCTTGCAATAGTCTCCTAGTCACTCCTCACCTCAGGGCCACGCAAGTAGCTTACGCCACCGCCCTAAGGACTCATTCGGTCCAATCAGGATGAGGGGGGACAATAGGGTTTGTGTCGCAGGGGTCCTTGACACGTAATGATGCGCAGGGGAGCCCCCATCCAGGTCCCTCATCTCCCACCAGAAAGGCGCTCTGAGGCTGCGGTGGCTGGAATGGCGCACTTCAGTGAGTGTCCTCTGCGACTGGAGAAGGGCTTTATCTTGGACTGTGTGGCCCTAGGCACCGTGGCCCACGCCTATGAGTACACAAGGCCCAAGCTGTGGTCGGCGATTCCGCCCTACAATGCACAGCAGGACTGCCACACCCACCGGTACTTCCAGAGCCACGTGGTTCCGCCCGTTTTACGGAAAACCGATCAGGTATAGGAGCTTCCCGGAGGATCCCACTGTCTCCGCCCGCAGAGTCTGGCCCTGGTGGCGGGGCCGACTTCCCAGTTTCGCACCCCCCACATCCAAGCGTCTCACTCTAGCGCCCTCATCACCAAGGAGgctcccccacacccacccctcgTTTTCTTAAACCCGAGAACTGGAGGAGGGGGTGACAGGTGTTGAGCGCGGGCACACTGAGCTCGCAGAATCTCTTTCCAGCCCTGAACTCGAGAATAGTCCCATTTAGGGTTTCCTCAAGGCTAGGGAGTGGAGCTCAAAGCCCGCTTCTCCCAAATTAACCAGTTAGGAAGATTGTTTCCTTGTCCTTTGTGACGTCACAGTCCCGACTTTTAGGGTGACCTCACGCCACCAATGCTCTAAAACCGCGAAAATCCGTGCGACCTGGGTGAGCAAAACAAAGGGAACCGACTAGACCCGAGGGCGAGCGGCCTTGCGTCCTGTGATGTCatagtggcagggctgggactcgCTCGACGCGACCTCAGCCAGGGGAAGGAACCTCCGCACCTCTGCGGACCTCAGTTCCTTCCCCGTCCCAGCAGAGGACTTGCCCGGGAAGGACGTTTGCTGTTGcttactttaaaaacaaacaaacaaatctttGGCCTGAAGCATTTGTGTTTATATTAATGGcgtggggaaaggaaaggaggatttATGGAGTTACTCTGTGAACAAATCTTGGGGTTCGTTTGTGGTCCCGAATGCTTGTGTGCACGCGGTGTGTGGGCAGTGCATATAAATGGACACAAGTTGGTTAGAGCGCCtccttataacaccgaggtcatgggttcagatccccgtaccggccggtcaccaaaaaaaaaaaaaaaagtgattttttaaaaagtggatataCGCATCTATGTGTCTACTCACCTAACTTTTATGACAGAAGGAGCCAGAATCTGGGGGAAAAGGGAAAAACCTGAGAATCTAAAGCTCGAAGGTCATACGGTGTACACATTTTGGAAACTTTTTATGTTTAAGTAGTCTTTAATCATCAAAACCACCATTTGTGGtaggtattattttcttttaaataaaggtAATGTTTAAGCCTTTACTATGCCAAGCCTTCCTTATCTGAACTTTTATCGAGGCTCAGAAAGGTTGTGTAAAAGGTCACACAGCATGTTAGTGacagagctggagctggaaccCAGTCTGTCTGGCAGCAGAGACTGAGCCCTTCGCTGCCAAGCTACGCTGTTGCATTCAGTTTATTTAATCTGTACCGGGGGAGTTTGCACCGCGCATCTGTCCGCACTGTGGCTGACAGTCTTccatattttcttccttactttcaGGATCATGGCGGTACAGGAAGGGATGGCTGGATAGTAGATTATTTCCACATCTTCGGGCAAGGACAGAGATACCTCAACAGGAGAAACTGGGCAGGGGCAGGCAAGTGCCACCTTCATTTCTAGCCTCACCGTGGCCCCACTGAGGAACAGTACTGCGTGTCCCACAATTCAGAGAGAGAAACTGTGGTGGCCAAGAGGCCTGGGTGGAGAAAGGAGACACAGGGACTGTATCCTCCCAGCTTATCTTCTCATATGTGAGCAGGTGGTGCCACAGTGCCCCCTAATATGCagttattgagcatctactgtatgTCAGGTGCCTTTTACCCTCACACTATCCCTGAgttacagctggggaaactgatgTTTATTGCGTTAAAGCGATTTGCTAAGAAGGGCTGAGCTGGGATTGGAATTCCACTCTTTCcgactccaaagcctgtgttcctCTCACTGCTCCCTGAGCAGGCTGTGTCCTGCTTGTTTTCCAGGCCCAATTTGGCAACAAATTGGGAGAGTTGAGAGAGATTTTTCAGGCAGGGTGAACCCTCCTCCCGCCCCAACTCCTCCACCCTCAGCCACATTCCAGTCACATGATCTTCGCACCATTTAGCCAAATTGATCTCACCCCTTTTCTCCAGATGGGGCAGAGAGGCAAGGGTggggttttctttcttctcctgggaGCAAGGCAAGCTCGGCCAAGCCCAGAAATTTCCGGTCCCTCCTGTCCCAGCATATACCATTCACACTCTTCCTGCAACTATTCCTCAGACGGGGTTTGATTTCTAGGGAGCCTACTGTCCCCTCAACCTCCTGGCCTTTGACTTTTCAGTCAAGAGACTCGGGACATTTGAGGACAGTGACTACAGCTGGGTGGGCATCCCATATCAGCCCCCATACCAGCActatgggggtggggaaggcaaGAGGGGGCTGAATGCAGACTCTGGACTCTATCCCTGCCCCCAAGGGCATTGCCTCCAGCAGGTGACCGGGCACGACTACTACAATGCCAATCTGAAACCCGTCAATGGGTTCAATGGCCGATTTGGCTACCGCCGGAACACTCCAGCCCTCCGCCAGCGCCCATCCGTCTTTGGAGAGGTCACCCCGTTCCCTCTCTTCTAACAGCATCTCTTCCTTCATAGCCCATGACCTAAACTCAAACAGATGTTTAGATGCACTCTcaatgttattttatatattaaaaaatgtggtGTCTCCAAAGTGTGCTGTTTCTTCCTGAGGCAGAGGAGGGGGCAAGCTAGTTTCTCCACCCTCAGCTTCTCTAGAGGAGAAAGGGCTTCTCAGACCCAATGAGTGCCAGGCTTGAAAGGAGAGGCCTCAGTTCTCTCCTGCCCTTGTAATAAGAAGGAACCATACCACCTAGCCCTCAACAAAGGACTTCCTCAGGTATCAGCAGGGCCCCAGGTCAGAAGCTGGCTGTTTCCATCAAGAACAGAGAAGGCAGGAGTGGCTGCAGGGATTGGCTTTGGTTGCCTTGGGAaagattttccaattttcctgTTGGAGTGATTCCATCCAAAAGAACTCAcatcttccttctcctttctgcCCTCAATTCATCAGGAGGCAGGGGGTGAACAAGATGATATCTGAGGTCATTTTAGCCCAAGGATTCTGAAACTGTAATACTGTGTGGGTGGACATTTTCTCTGTTTATgctgtattaatttcctttttggctAGTTTCCAGGATGTCATTTTTTGAGTGTCCCCACTCAATTTATTGGTGGCCAGGAGAAAAGCCAAAGCAGGTGGTGGATACAAAGAAGGTGGGGCTTTAGAACACAAAGCTTGTCAGAGCTCCACTGTGGGAGGAACCTCGTTGCATTGAGTAACCATAAATGGACAAGGAAGAAGGCCTGCACTGGCCGTGGGGGTATAGCTCaggggtagagcatttgactgcagatCAAGAGGTCCCTGGTTCAAATCCGGGTGCCCCCTtcctaatttgttttttaattcagtggAATCAAGAATAAATACTGCCAGCCACACTGTCACCAGGAAAGACAAAGAACTTTCAACTCCTTGTATTGAAAGCCTAGTTCCTCCCACATTCGAAGTGACCACGAGGACAAAGCCCCTGTAGAACCCACCCTGGGCTTCAATTAACATAAAGTCTCTGAGGAAATTCTAAACCTAGGATTAGGTCTGAGAGCTGTGAACACAAGCTGACATATAAGAGTAAAGATAAATACGTTCATTCAACATGTGTTTTTGGAAGATTAGTACATGCAAAGCTGCAGcagattgaaagaaaaagagggcCCCTGTTCTCAGGGAGCTTTCATTCTGGTGGGAGTTGACACACACACAGTTGCCTCAGAAAAGATCATTTGTTTGCAGCTCAAGAAAGAGATATCTCAAAAAATATGTACTCACTTTTTCTAGGCATAATttctaaccagaaaaaaaatttctaactGAAGCTTTCCTAAAGTTTGAAAGGATATTTCTGCCTGATCTGAAGAGTATTATTAACCTGTTGCTTGGGACACTATAATCTTTTCTCTGCAGAGTTAGGGAGGCACTTTCTTCCTAGTTGTTTATTGTGCTGGTCAGAGTTCTTGGAATGGGACACATATCCACTCTGGCCACTTAAGCAGAAAAGGGATCTACTGCAAGCACAGTGGGGTCTCAGAGTTGGTAGAAGTTTGGAGAACCCAACTTAGAAAGCAGTAAGTATGAGGGGTTGGGAAGCAGAAAAATCCAGCTAAGTTCTCAACCCTGGAACTGTCCACTGCTGGCACTGCCCACCTTAGGCATTCATCCTGTGCCATGGATATTGTCCCACCTGCACCTGTATCTTCAGGACAAGTCCTTGAGTTTCAAAATGCCTGATAAGAGCATTTGATTGGCTCTTTAATTTTAGTTCTCTCATGTGTTCCAATTACTCCTTTTTTATCACATCCTGATCTTGTTTCATGGATACAGTCTTTTgtcttgtttctttaaaattacgGTTGTTTCTGAAGTATTCTTCTTCTGCAAGTATTGTCTCTGATTCCTCAATGTcctttttgctgctgtttccctcaGTCTTGAACTGTCATGTTGAACGCATTCATCAAATAACTGGCCCTCCATAGGACAAAGGCCATTGTAAACTCTGTGTACTTGGGCTTGTTGACTGGTGAACTTCTTGTAGTTAGTCCAGTGCTGAGCCAGCCTTTTCATCTGGGAACTTCCAAATGTCTATATCTGTGGGTCACCATCCTGCCCACTCCCAAGGCCATTTAGTTCCTCCATAGAAAAATCTTGAGATCTCCTGCCTGGGGTATATACCTTGACATTCTGGGAGCAGGacaaagaggaggaagggaattGGTGATCCcacttttcaaaaaaactttCACTTAATCCTTGCTGCTGTTCTGAAAGCCCTGGACCACCCAGTTGGAAGTAGAGGGGTCTCACAGTTTCAATTTCTCCAATAAATAAATCTTCTTTCTCCTATGGGACCAGGGATAAGGAACAGGGATCTTAACTGCTCTTTATACAGACTTTAACCACAATAAGTGCCCTATTTGCAGCCCACTCCTCAGCCCTTCTTGGTGATGCCAAGTTCCCAGCCTTCCCAAGGCTCTTCAGGCATTAATCAGTTGCCTTCTCTTCTCACAGCTCTCAACTCTGGCACTACCTTTCTACTTCCAGTCTATATGaattgactactctaggtacctcatataaatggaatcaggcaatatttgtcttttgtgtctggcttatttcacttagcataatatcttcaagCTTCCTCCAAGTTATAGCAtgagtcagaatttcctttcttttgaaggctgtataatattccattgtatgtatataccacgttttgtttatccattcagccatcTATGGACAcctgggttatttccaccttttggctattgtgaataattctgacATAAGCACGGGTAtataaatatctgtttgagtctctgctttcagttcttcgtggtatatacccagagcagaatttctggatcatatggtaatttagTATTTTGAGGGGCTGCCATATACCTGGAGATAATTTTAAACTGTTGACAGCTAGTGGGTCCTAGGCCTcaagatttgttttttaatctcatcAGGTAATTTCAATGTGCACCCAAGATTGAGAACCTCTGCTAGAggctcagcttcctcttctctgctAAGTCACTTCCCATACtgctttccattttcaaaaaCCTTTTGACACAGCTCTTTCACTGTTGTTTCCTCTCTGGTTCTCTTCGTCCTTGTAGAGTTATAAGCTACTTTGGTTTTGGCTGAGTTTTGGAGAGGAGTGGGGATAGACACATGTTCCACAGACTTTGTTTCTCTATGAGAATTAttgatcattttttgttttgtttttgcagctggctggtacggtgATGTGaaccttggccttggtgttttgaacaccatgctctaaccaactgagctaactggccagcatatgagaattatttatatatgaatttttgaaatgtataaaCGTGGCTTATCTCATGTATTGGTTGCTCTCTCTTTACAGAGGCCAGAAAAGAGTtttcttgcattctttttttttttttttgtcagccggctggtacagggatccgaacccttgaccttggtgtcataacactgcactctaaccaactgagatatcTGGCCAGTCCCTGCATtcttgcatttattcattcactcacttgttcATAGTAGCCATAGTACAGAATGCCTACTACATGCTAGGCACATATTGTGTGCTCCATATAGGATGGCAGTTGTTGGCTGAATAGTAAATATAACTCCACCAATATGCACATTTGGTCAAATGAAAGCTCTCTTCAGTTTCAGTTTCCTACCCTTTTCGTGGTGTCTGTGTTTTGACAGACACATGCTGGGGCAATATTTGAAGTTGCTTTCAACACACCTAGCCACCTCCAACTTTTTACCCTAGTAATTAATCAAGTGTTGCAACACGTACCACAATTTGGACATATGGCAGCAGGAGCAGAACCTTCCATCGCACAGTAGGAGTCCCAACCTCAGGTCCTACTATTGTCTATGGAATCAAGAAATCTTTTTTGTCTCCTAATAGTTTCCAGGAATCCTGGTGGCTTTGGGTCCAATTCTCCCCAGTGTTGGGAAGAAACGTCTGAGAAAGGTCAGCTGAAACACTTGCAAGGTATCTAGTACAAATTTATCATTCAGGTGTGGAAGAAGGGACTTGCTCTTCTAATTTTCCCTCCTTTTGCTCTCACAGGGCCCAAGATGGGGAGACAGCACTTCCTTACAATATTACAGAGGCCAAGGCCAGCCAGTTAGcctacttgggagagtgtggtgctggtaacaccaagggcaagggttcagatccccttaccacccAGTTccaaaagagggggaaaaaaagttgtttaaaaaagaaggccagggccggcccgtggctcactcgggagagtgcggtgctgataacatcaaggccccgggttcggatcccatatagggatggctggttcgctcactggctgagcgtggtgctgacaacaccaagtcaagggttaagatccccttaccggtcatctttaaaaaaaaaaaagaaggccagAACAGGCCACAAATGAACTGAGGACGATCTGTTCTTGGGTGATGGCAACTAAACAGGCAGGTGGCGGGTCAGAACTTCATGGTGGAAATATTTCATCACAGACCAGCTAGTCCTTGTTTCAATTTGGTGTTTTCCCCAGCAATTCCTCCTCTATCTCTAAGAGATTTAAACCCATTTGAAGTTTTAGAGGCTAGTTTGCAGTTAGACAATTTATAAAGTGATATGTGAAATGCTTGTAAGTCCCTTCCTTTGCTACTTAATAGAGTTGCTTGAATGAATGGGGCACTTGCCACACTCCTGGTAGTGTAGTGAGGCTTTGCATCTGGCATCTCATTTTTCCCCAAACGTAGGATGGGTTCTGCAGGTATTTGCAATTTGACTGTAGCTGTCAAACAAGTCATGAAAAACATGGAACCACGGAGTGAGAAAATTATTCCCTTTTCAATCCTTTCTCATTCCTGAGTAGCTGAAAGAAAGTGTTTTATTTGGTGCTAGCTCTTTAACACTTATGAATCTTCCccctttatttattgtttaattttgccactggccagtaaggggatctgaacccttgaccttggtattatcagcaccatactctaatcaattgagctaatAACTGACCAACCCCCACCCTGTTTTTTatttaaggaatttatttatttatttaattgtttaggcagctggctggtatggggacccaaacccatgaccttggtgttaagagGCTGTGCTCTGTgtagctgagctaactggccagccccaatctatgcttttttttccccctccccctacaATCTATGCTTTTTTAATCAAAGAGAGCACATATAAATACCTAGCTagtatttaataatattgtactTGGTTTCTCATTCTATTTATGTTAAGtgatactgattttctttttttttaaagcagctttttTTATATAATTCGCATACTGTACGATTCATCCATCGAAAGTGCACAGTGCAATAGTTTTCACcaagttgtgcaatcatcatcacaatcagttttagaacttttttttttttttttggtagctgactGGAGTGGGGAACCGAACCCTTagaccttggggttacaaggctgtgctctaaccagctgagctaatcagccagttgagttttatgatatttttatcacctcaaaatgaaactccatacccatttaGCAGTCACTCACTTCCTTCCACCTACACATCTCTAGgcaccaccaatctactttccgtctctagagatttgcctattcttgatgtttaatgtaaatagaatcacacaACACAAAAGAGCTTTcatgactggcttttttcactcagtgtaatgttttcaagcttcatgcatgttgtagcatgtatcagtaattcattcctttttttaaaatttctttttatagccaaataatCTCTACCATGAATATACcacactttatttattcatttgtttacagacatttgcgttgtttccatgttttgcctattataaataatgctgctattaacattcatgtacaagtttttgtatgggatgttcaaggggtcttcaaaaagttcatggaaagattcatatgatcttgtttgtttgtttttggcagctggccagtattggggtccaaacccttcaccttgatgttattagcaccacactctcccaagtgagctaaccagccagcctctcatataatcatttaattctatttttccacaaacttttttattatttttttttttaaaaaagatgaccggtaaggggatctcaacccttggcttggtgttgtcagcaccatgctcagccagtgagcagaccagccatccttatataggatccgaacccgtggccttggtgttatcagcaccgcactctaccgagtgagccacgggccggcccttcccacaaactttttgaagtaccctcttatgttttcatttcttgtgtATATACCTAGGTAACTAAGTTTAActctttgaggaactgccaaactattttcccaaGAATtgattttctcttaatttttttttccaaataattttaacACTGAATAAGTATAaaacagggccggcctgtggctcactcgggagagtgtggtgctgataacaccaaggccacaggttcggatccccttatcggtcatctttaaaataaataaataaataaataagtataaaacaaCTCCAacaactaataagtgaatttaacaAGGTTGTAAAATATAAGGTTAATATAtggaaaattatgttttatatactAGCAGCAAAccggggtttttttgtttttgtttttttaaaagatgacaggtaaggggatcttaacccttgacttggtgttgtcagcaccacgctctcccaagtgaactaaccggccctccctatatagggatccgaaccagtggccttggtgttatcagcaccacactcacccaagtgagccatgggctggcccaaacaatttgaatattaaatttttaaaaaacaattccatttaaaataacatcacaaaaaataatatatttaggaataaattttacaGAAGATATGCAAAGCCTCTATTCTGAAcattataaaacattgctgaaattaaagaacatctaaataaatggaagaatatgCCATGTTCACAAAATTAAGACTCAGTAGTGATAGGGGATGTCAATTTCTCAAACTCATAGATTCAGCACAATCCCAATCAAATCCCAGAAGGCTTTTAAACTggaaagctgattctaaaatttatatgggaaTATAAAAGACCTAGAATATCCAAAGTAATCTTAAAGGGACAAAATTGAAGGATTAACACTACCTGCTCTCCATACtttctataaagctacagtaatcaagacaggtggtactggcataaagattgACAAGCCCATCAGTGGAGGAAgacagacagcccagaaatagattCACGCTTGCCTGGCcatttgattttcaacaaggtgATACGGGGCCCAAGTCCATCTGCCTTCCCCTGGCCtggcttgccaaaatctgttatcccagggcattcagctccgGCTTAGGCTGACCAAAATCTTGTTATCGAACCCAAGTCCAGCtacctgccccaaacaaaaacaaacaacccaaacgtCAAATGTTATTGAACATGGAattcagcttttattcaggaataccagtgacctgaggagagatgtcaggctaacccatctctcctgTAAGCCTGAAGGAGAACAGACACAGTTAAatcatctccaagactcagatttactgaggggtttttaacgAGGAGGCTGAGGGAAtagaacatgggaaatgaaaagcaggaggaatGGGGACATGATCTGTGGTGGGTctatgcaaggagccaggtgcaaggtctcaccaaggcccCATCTGGCTTCTGTTCCTGTCCTTGGTGTCATCTCATGGTCCTCCTGGAGGGGTGGGATCAGCATAGCTTTATCGATGTCTaacttggtttctcagggtctggatagtacgtgcctcattgcaagtctgcagctccaggctgactggaaaacaactttacccttatgtaaataatgtcatcttgccatGTAACCAaggttgaaaatattaaataaccttgggaaaagagggaactcatagaaatacatgccaagaaaaaaactgtcttttaacatttcctgCAGCCTAG includes:
- the SPMAP1 gene encoding sperm microtubule associated protein 1 → MAHFSECPLRLEKGFILDCVALGTVAHAYEYTRPKLWSAIPPYNAQQDCHTHRYFQSHVVPPVLRKTDQDHGGTGRDGWIVDYFHIFGQGQRYLNRRNWAGAGHCLQQVTGHDYYNANLKPVNGFNGRFGYRRNTPALRQRPSVFGEVTPFPLF